TATTGTATACACATGGAATTCACTTTCTAAACCATTTAAAAACAATTGTATTGGTTCCTTCTTTAATTCTAACTGCTTTTGGAATAGATAATTTATATAGAAAGCCAAATAGACTTAGTTGTCTTAAAGTTGGACTGATCCTCGGCCTATTGCTATTAGCTTATATTCAATATTATGATTTAGTAGAACTGCAAAATTATTATGACTCTTTACATAATGATGAGACTTGGCAGCAATTTGGCGCATTATAACAGCTAGCACAAAAAAATTCGGTGGGTGAAAAATTTACAATCCTAATTCTGATTTATCGATGTTATTACATAGGAAAACTGCCTTTAAAAGGCGGGTCTTGCCAGTCTAGAATTGCAGACAAAAGGGAATAAAATGCCTGTATATCCGATTCTAGAAATTGATCATTTTCAGCATCATAAACAAAAGATTTTTCTTCTAATAAGTATTGGCCATCTTGCTCACTAAGAAAATTTTAAAGTTATTTGCTTGATCAGGGAAAATTTGTTTTCTGTCAAAAAAGATCATAACAATCTTGAACGGCTTTGTTGCACAAAGCTGTTCTTAAGGGCTTTTTCAGCAATATATTTTTCAAATGAAGAAGCATACACATAAAATTTATCGCACAACCAATTGGTCCGCATATAACCGAGCACTCATTCATCGCGGAAATATTGCCATTTGGTTTGATCTTGCTACGCAATGGTATGCCCCATCAAAAGGCAAACAAGGGCGAAATCAAACCTACTCCGACGCAGCCATCCAATGCTGCTTAATGATTAAATCCTTATTCCGTCTGTCTTTACGTATGGTCACTGGCTTTGTGCAAAGTCTGATTAAACTTTGCGGATGAGCAGCCCCGAATATCAGTGATATTCGTACACCACGCTTTGTAGAGGACAAAAGCATATTGATATTGCAATTTTGGAGAATATTCTCCAGAGCTTGATAATAATGGTATTTATATTTTACCTGCTTCAGGCGAGTATGAAATTAGAGTATTACAACCTAGATCACAGGCAAGAAAAGATAAAAAACCTCAATACTGGATGAGTATTAACATTAAATAAAAGACCTCTTGCGAAAGTATCGTTTTACCTAATTTTTGAATTGGCTAAAACCTTATTAAATGTAGCTTTATGCTGTTTAAATTTTGACTAACGCAAGAAGTCTAAAGACTTGCTAGATTCTTTTAAGCTTTTATACAAGGGTTCAAAAACTATTGCCAGTTAAGCGGGGCGTGATTTTTACGCAGATGTGTTTATGTTAGTAAAATGATATAGATTACTTGTTTAATACCCCGAGGAATAATTTAATCTTGCTGTGCGTTTGTCACTTTTCTTTCAAAAGTTGATTATATCTTTCAACGTAACCGTCGTGATATTCAAGCCCTTTTGATAGGAATTTGCAGTGAAAGAATAGGCGAAGCTTATCTTAAATAATGGTAATTCCTTATCTTTAAAATAGAGAACGCCCGATGAAATTCATTAGGCGTTTACTTTAAATAAGTGTCAGCTTATTTTATAACCAGATGTACTTGTCAATCATGATTCTTTTTCTCAATTGCCTTAAAAAAACAATCTTGCTATTTTTGACTTTTCACACCATTTTGTTCAATTTGTACTGCGGCTTGCCAGCTAGGTAGTTGGCTTAAACCTGCTACGTAACGTTGGATATGGGGATAATTTTCACCTTGTCCCATATGATAAACTAAAGCATGTAGTCCAAAGCCCATCATGAAGTCAGCACCGGTTAAACGGTCTGCCACTAGAAATTCTTTATCTTTTAAATATTCATTTAAATGGCCAAATACTTTATCGAACTCAACTTGAGTATAATTTTCTAGAAATACCAACTTCGTGCCCTGCTTGGTTTCTATCGTATTAAACGTTTTTAACAAAAATGGCAGCATGGCAGAGCTTTCTGAGAAATGAATCCACTGTAGATAATCGACATAGGTAGATTCATCCATATCTGGTGCTAAATGCGGCGCAAGTTTCTGAATTAATAACTCAACGATTGCGCCTGACTCTGCAATAACTTTGCCATCCCATTCCAATACTGGAGATTTCCCTAAAGGGTGAATGGTTTTTAAAGAGTCAGGGGCCAAATGCGTGCTTGAGTCACGATAATAGCGTTTCAGCTCATAGGGCTGCTTGATTTCTTCAAGTAACCACAAAATACGAAAAGAACGTGATTGATCTAAATGATGTAGTGTGATCATGATAATTCCTATTTTTTTAAATTTTTACAACCACTTTGCCAAAGTTTTCGCCTTTCAACATACCATTGAAAGCATTGATCGTGTTATCTAAACCTTGCACCATATGCTCTTTATATTTGATTTTTCCGTCTTTCAACCATTCAGACATTTGCTGATAGAATTCCGGATACTGACTGCCATAATCATCAAAAATAATAAAGCCTTGCATGCGAATACGCTTTTTTAAAAGGGTGGAAATAAAGCCCGGTAAACGGTCTGGCCCTTGTGCTTGCTCGGTAGCGTTATACTGGGAAACCACACCACACACCGGTACACGTGCCGCAGAGTTAAGCAATGGCCATACCGCATCAAACACTTTACCCCCGACATTCTCATAATAAATATCAATACCGTTGGGAGCTGCTTGTTGTAATTGTTCTGCAAAATTTTCATCATGATGATTGATACAAGCATCGAAGCCGAGTTCTTTTACTGCATAACGGCATTTTTCAGGCCCACCTGCAACGCCAACCACGCGACAACCTTTAAGTTTGCCAATTTGTCCAACCGTAGCACCAACAGGTCCCGTTGCAGCTGCAACGACTAATGTTTCACCGGCTTTAGGCTGACCAATGTCCAACAACCCCATATAAGCAGTAAATCCTGGCATTCCCAAAATACCCAATGCCCAAGATGGATGTTCAGGTTGCATACCTAAGCTTTGACAGGCAGACCCATTAGAAATTGCGTAGCCCTGCCAGCCATTTCCGGAAAGAACCCACTCGCCTTCTTTGAATTTTGGGTTTTTAGAGGCCACCACTTGACTGACTGTTCCACCGACCATCACTTCGCCAATTTCAACCGGTGCTGCATATGAAGGAGCATCGCTCATGCGACCACGCATATAAGGATCGAGTGACAAGTAAATGGTTTTTAACAATATCTCGCCTTGTTTAAGTTCATTGAGCTCAACTTGTTCAATACGAAAATCGCTGTGTTTTGGCTCACCCACTGGCCGTTTAGCTAAAACGATGCGTTGATTAATAACTGTTTTCACACATATAACTCCATGTTTTATTTAAAAGTATTTTTCTTCACAATCAAAAACTGTGATTAAAATTTCTTTACATCCATTGTAGATGAGTTATAATAAAAAACAATACGACTGGTCTATTTTTTACAATAGAGTAAATAATTAATATGAAGCCTACTCCTATTAAAAAGTCTGAAGCGAAGCGCTTACACATTCTTAACACCAGTTCAGACCTGATTTTGCATAAAGGTTTTACTGGCGTAGGATTACAGGAAATTTTACAGAGCTGTGAAATCCCTAAAGGCTCGTTTTATCATTATTTCCAATCTAAGGAAGCTTTCGGATGTGAATTGGTACAGCATTATGTAGACAATTACCAAGTCCGTTTAAATGATGTATGGCGTTGTGATAAATCCCCTTATCAAAAGCTGATTGAGTATTTTAATTTATGGATAGAAGATCCTGAAACACAGTGTGGTTGGGCGGATAGCTGTTTAATTGTGAAACTTGCCGCAGAAGTTGCCGATCTATCTGAAGATATGCGCTCGATTATGTCCGCTGGCGTTGATGATGTAATCCAACGTATTGCTGGTTTAATTGATTTGGGAAAACAGGATCAGTCTATCCAAGCAGATACCGAGGCCTCTACTTTGGCACAAGTACTTTACCAAATGTGGT
The Acinetobacter lwoffii DNA segment above includes these coding regions:
- a CDS encoding TetR/AcrR family transcriptional regulator, with product MKPTPIKKSEAKRLHILNTSSDLILHKGFTGVGLQEILQSCEIPKGSFYHYFQSKEAFGCELVQHYVDNYQVRLNDVWRCDKSPYQKLIEYFNLWIEDPETQCGWADSCLIVKLAAEVADLSEDMRSIMSAGVDDVIQRIAGLIDLGKQDQSIQADTEASTLAQVLYQMWLGAALLSKLQKDKTPLHQALRATKFLLKSEDS
- a CDS encoding NADP-dependent oxidoreductase gives rise to the protein MKTVINQRIVLAKRPVGEPKHSDFRIEQVELNELKQGEILLKTIYLSLDPYMRGRMSDAPSYAAPVEIGEVMVGGTVSQVVASKNPKFKEGEWVLSGNGWQGYAISNGSACQSLGMQPEHPSWALGILGMPGFTAYMGLLDIGQPKAGETLVVAAATGPVGATVGQIGKLKGCRVVGVAGGPEKCRYAVKELGFDACINHHDENFAEQLQQAAPNGIDIYYENVGGKVFDAVWPLLNSAARVPVCGVVSQYNATEQAQGPDRLPGFISTLLKKRIRMQGFIIFDDYGSQYPEFYQQMSEWLKDGKIKYKEHMVQGLDNTINAFNGMLKGENFGKVVVKI
- a CDS encoding glutathione S-transferase family protein; this translates as MITLHHLDQSRSFRILWLLEEIKQPYELKRYYRDSSTHLAPDSLKTIHPLGKSPVLEWDGKVIAESGAIVELLIQKLAPHLAPDMDESTYVDYLQWIHFSESSAMLPFLLKTFNTIETKQGTKLVFLENYTQVEFDKVFGHLNEYLKDKEFLVADRLTGADFMMGFGLHALVYHMGQGENYPHIQRYVAGLSQLPSWQAAVQIEQNGVKSQK